A genomic region of Eucalyptus grandis isolate ANBG69807.140 chromosome 5, ASM1654582v1, whole genome shotgun sequence contains the following coding sequences:
- the LOC104431254 gene encoding berberine bridge enzyme-like 21, protein MMTPPSPSTPVSPLLLLLLFVLVSSSSASLYDTFLQCLLNHTQVLQQQQQQQQQEPSQILHAPTNSSFPTLLGSLIRNRRFGTSSTPKPLLILTPSQPSHVQSAVLCARRTGTEVRIRSGGHDFEGTSYVSRAPFLILDMFNFRSVDVDVERETAWVGSGATIGELYYRIWEKSGLYGFNAGVCPTVGVGGHLSGGGYGNMLRKYGLASDNVVDAQIVDVEGRVLDRSSMGEDLFWAIRGGGGASFGVILGYRVKLVPVPNVVTVFRVAKTIQENATELVYQWQNAAPRTDNDLFMRLLLQPVSSKIQKGAKTVNASVLALFLGNADRLVSLVNEEFPELGLKKEDCAEMSWIESALWWGDFDSGTAVEALLDRMPKSVNFLKRKSDYVQQPMSREELELLWDKMIELGKVGFVFNPYGGKMGEIPMSDAPFPHRAGNLFKIQYSISWSEDGIEAEQSNLAEIRELYNFMTPYVSKKPRRAFLNYRDLDIGITDNGENSYREGTVYGVKYFAENFKRLVKVKTAVDPQNFFRNEQSIPVLPRSSSAMTQYLGSTETTGKMTVLVIFFLFLKDLMTIFS, encoded by the exons ATGATGACGCCACCGTCGCCATCGACCCCTGTCTCTCccctgcttctcctcctcctgttCGTCCTCGTCTCGTCCTCCTCTGCTTCGCTCTACGACACCTTCCTCCAATGCCTCCTCAACCACACCCAGGTgctccagcagcagcagcagcagcagcagcaagaaCCCTCCCAGATCCTCCACGCGCCGACCAACTCGTCGTTCCCGACCCTCCTCGGGTCCCTCATCCGCAACCGCCGCTTCGGCACCTCCTCGACCCCGAAGCCCCTCCTCATCCTCACTCCCTCCCAGCCGTCCCACGTCCAGTCCGCCGTCCTCTGCGCCAGGAGGACCGGCACGGAGGTCCGTATCCGGAGCGGCGGGCACGACTTCGAAGGTACCTCCTACGTCTCCCGCGCCCCTTTCTTGATTCTCGACATGTTTAATTTTCGGTCCGTCGATGTGGATGTCGAACGAGAGACTGCTTGGGTCGGAAGCGGAGCGACTATTGGGGAATTGTACTATAGGATCTGGGAAAAGAGTGGGCTTTATGGGTTTAATGCTGGGGTTTGCCCGACCGTCGGCGTCGGTGGGCATTTGAGCGGTGGCGGATACGGGAACATGTTGCGGAAATATGGGTTGGCGAGCGATAATGTGGTCGACGCGCAGATTGTGGATGTCGAGGGTAGAGTTCTTGATAGGAGCTCGATGGGCGAGGATTTGTTTTGGGCTATTAGAGGAGGAGGTGGGGCGAGTTTCGGAGTGATATTGGGTTATAGAGTGAAGCTTGTCCCTGTTCCGAACGTGGTTACTGTTTTTAGAGTGGCGAAGACGATTCAGGAAAACGCGACTGAGCTTGTCTATCAGTGGCAGAACGCTGCGCCAAGGACTGATAATGATTTGTTCATGAGGCTCTTGCTTCAGCCTGTTAGTTCCAAGATACAAAAAGGAGCTAAAACAGTTAATGCCTCTGTTTTGGCTCTGTTTCTTGGAAATGCGGATAGGCTGGTTTCACTGGTTAATGAGGAGTTTCCGGAGTTGGGTTTGAAGAAAGAGGATTGTGCAGAGATGAGCTGGATTGAGTCGGCTCTCTGGTGGGGGGACTTCGATAGTGGTACGGCCGTGGAAGCTCTGCTCGACAGAATGCCTAAGTCGGTGAATTTCTTGAAGAGGAAATCAGATTATGTCCAGCAACCAATGTCGAGGGAGGAATTGGAGTTGCTTTGGGATAAGATGATTGAATTGGGAAAGGTTGGATTCGTGTTCAATCCATATGGAGGAAAAATGGGTGAAATCCCTATGTCAGATGCTCCATTTCCTCATCGAGCTGGGAATCTGTTTAAAATACAGTACTCGATCAGTTGGAGTGAAGATGGAATCGAAGCAGAGCAAAGTAATCTGGCTGAAATAAGAGAGCTTTATAATTTTATGACTCCATATGTGTCGAAAAAGCCACGAAGGGCTTTTTTGAACTATAGGGACCTTGATATCGGGATAACTGATAATGGTGAAAATAGCTACAGGGAAGGCACTGTGTACGGGGTGAAGTACTTTGCTGAAAACTTCAAGAGATTGGTGAAAGTTAAGACAGCAGTTGATCCACAGAACTTCTTCAGGAATGAGCAAAGTATTCCTGTTCTTCCAA GATCCTCCTCGGCCATGACTCAGTATTTAGGGTCAACAGAGACAACTGGAAAAATGACTGTCTTGgttatcttcttcctctttctgaaGGATCTCATGACCATCTTTTCCTAG
- the LOC104441580 gene encoding patellin-4, protein MTVEPVATQMANDVAAAPPQEEAKKVAEETKEVVIDQGGEAEAPDEAVKAVEKSASYREESNFLSDLKEFERKALNELRSKLEDAILGDALFEKPEEKKKAKKEEEAAPCDESAAEKEKPEEAEKVEEGGGDAEEAKEEEEKKEEEKKEEEEGQCVEVDREIALWGVPLLPSKGAEETNVVLLKFLRAREFKVNEAFEMLKKTLRWRKESGVDSALGEAVDSELSAAAYWDGTDREGHPVCYNVYGVFRDAGLYRKALGTEENRERFLRWRVQLMEQGIKKLDLKPGGVSSLLQINDLKNSPGPAKKELRVTTQRAIHLFQDNYPELVARNIFINAPFWYYALNALISPFLTQRTKSKFLVARPGKVTKTLLKYIPAEEIPVQYGGFKREKDFEFSSEDGSVSELTVKAGSTETIELPIEGTGNTLLWDITVLGWEVNYKEEFVPIDEGSYTIIVQKGKKMAPSEEPIRNTFRNNELGKIVLTIENVSAKQKQVLYRYKTKKCSSF, encoded by the exons ATGACTGTTGAGCCTGTAGCTACCCAGATGGCCAATGATGTTGCTGCAGCCCCTCCTCAGGAAGAGGCCAAGAAGGTGGCGGAAGAGACCAAGGAGGTCGTGATCGATCAAggcggcgaggcggaggcgccGGACGAGGCGGTCAAGGCCGTCGAGAAGAGCGCTTCGTACAGGGAGGAGAGCAATTTCCTCTCCGATCTCAAGGAGTTCGAGAGGAAGGCCCTGAACGAGCTCCGGTCCAAGCTCGAGGACGCCATCCTCGGGGACGCTCTCTTCGAGAAGcccgaggagaagaagaaggccaagaaggaggaggaagcggCGCCCTGCGACGAGAGCGCCGCCGAGAAGGAAAAGCCCGAGGAGGCCGAGAAGGtggaggagggcggcggcgacgccgaggaggcgaaggaggaggaggagaagaaggaggaggagaagaaggaagaggaggagggacaATGCGTGGAAGTGGACAGGGAGATCGCTCTATGGGGAGTCCCGCTGCTTCCGAGCAAAGGTGCAGAGGAGACCAACGTGGTCCTGCTGAAGTTCTTGAGGGCCAGAGAGTTCAAGGTGAACGAGGCCTTCGAGATGCTCAAGAAGACCCTCCGGTGGAGGAAGGAGTCCGGCGTGGActcggccctcggcgaggccgtcGACTCCGAATTGAGCGCGGCCGCGTACTGGGACGGCACCGACCGCGAGGGCCACCCCGTGTGCTACAACGTCTACGGCGTGTTCAGGGACGCGGGGCTGTACCGGAAGGCGCTCGGCACCGAGGAGAACCGCGAACGTTTCCTGAGGTGGAGGGTGCAGCTGATGGAGCAGGGCATCAAGAAGCTCGACCTGAAGCCCGGCGGCGTCTCGTCGCTGCTCCAGATCAACGATCTGAAGaactcgccggggccggcgaagAAGGAGCTCCGGGTCACGACCCAGCGCGCCATCCACCTCTTCCAGGACAATTATCCAGAGCTGGTGGCGAGGAAT ATTTTCATCAATGCTCCTTTCTGGTACTATGCACTCAATGCCCTCATCTCCCCGTTCCTTACCCAAAGAACCAAGAGCAAATTCCTCGTCGCTCGCCCCGGCAAGGTCACCAAAACCTTGCTCAA GTACATCCCAGCTGAGGAGATACCGGTTCAGTACGGCGGGTTCAAGAGGGAGAAGGATTTCGAGTTCTCGAGTGAGGATGGTTCTGTGTCTGAGCTCACCGTTAAGGCCGGATCGACCGAAACCATCGAGCTACCGATCGAAGGG ACCGGAAACACATTGCTGTGGGACATCACGGTGCTGGGCTGGGAGGTGAACTACAAGGAAGAGTTCGTGCCGATTGACGAGGGGTCGTACACGATCATTGTCCAGAAGGGAAAGAAGATGGCGCCGAGCGAGGAGCCGATCCGCAACACCTTCAGGAACAACGAGCTCGGGAAGATTGTCCTCACGATCGAGAACGTCTCCGCCAAGCAGAAGCAGGTCCTGTACCGGTACAAGACCAAGAAGTGCTCCAGCTTTTGA